TCCTGGGTGACGCCCCTGCAACGCCACACCAGGACCCTCTCAGTCGCCGGGAACTCGGTCGCGTAGAGCCCGGCGGGCTACGAGGTCACGCACCCTGCGTCGTGCGCGACTGGCAATGCTTTCGGTCGCCCTCCTGGTCGTGCCAAGCAGGCGAGCGATCTCACCGTGGGAAAGGCCCTGGTCCAAGCCGAACAGTACGAAGCACTCCCGCTCGCTCAGCCTACCGAAACGAGCGATGATCCAGCGGGCCTGCTCCCGGTCGACCACGGTCTCCTCCGGGCCGACCAGGGGAACCGGCAACAGCCTGCGGTGGGTCCCGACCTGCTGGGTGGCCACTCGCCTGCGGATATCGTCAACGCAGAGTCGCTTCGTCACGCTCACCAGGAACGGGGTCAACCTGCCGAGATCCAGCTCGCGATGCCCGGCGGCCCGGATGAAGGCCTCGTGCACGATG
The sequence above is drawn from the Amycolatopsis aidingensis genome and encodes:
- a CDS encoding RNA polymerase sigma factor — its product is MEINEFWHECARLRPGLIRAAARYGVETEAEDIVHEAFIRAAGHRELDLGRLTPFLVSVTKRLCVDDIRRRVATQQVGTHRRLLPVPLVGPEETVVDREQARWIIARFGRLSERECFVLFGLDQGLSHGEIARLLGTTRRATESIASRARRRVRDLVARRALRDRVPGD